In Kryptolebias marmoratus isolate JLee-2015 linkage group LG11, ASM164957v2, whole genome shotgun sequence, the following proteins share a genomic window:
- the chchd3b gene encoding coiled-coil-helix-coiled-coil-helix domain containing 3b isoform X2, producing MGGNGSSHLSEEDGRGGGITFVRGIRLSDRVIHRMKPSSGGPHIQPEPPAPATAPLPAQSVQHCLTPPPSPPPSTPPPQKARPTPPSVEPPPAPAPAPAPVKFHSLEPEEPQTAPLGSAPPSSPPSPQMETPVAPGSVPSPPRAKPEVLPAAESFIPAPAEPEAPTTPQTSGQTNKPPKVEPSPSAPLCQLMTTFDPAVAAAAAEPQESAASSRPPAEPGFSSFPAGSDSAPPLPPPPPEPAAAADLSTDAAAPRQSEKLPVVPADGPAADPAAALPVCPESVEEELRQKIRAEMQRRLEEEINQKRQKLQQQLEETQVRARAERQVRRTLEAEELEAEELKASVQEDKMKAEREKLMVQLYVSRKGNCLCPLTGSVDGAEGTSDSSCFCFTPHLIR from the exons atggggggAAACGGGTCGAGTCACCTCTCTGAGGAagatggaagaggaggaggaattACTTTTGTGAGGGGCATCCGG ctgtcagacagagtTATCCACCGGATGAAACCTTCATCAGGCGGTCCTCACATCCAACCTGAACCACCAGCCCCAGCAACCGCTCCACTTCCTGCCCAGTCTGTCCAACACTGCCTgactcctcctccctctccaccaccctccactcctcctcctcagaaagCCAGACCCACACCACCATCAGTGGAAccacctcctgctcctgctcctgctcctgctccggTGAAGTTTCATTCCCTGGAGCCTGAGGAGCCCCAAACTGCTCCTTTAGGCTCTGCTCCACCCTCGTCCCCACCTTCTCCTCAGATGGAGACCCCTGTGGCACCTGGATCTGTTCCTTCGCCTCCTCGTGCAAAGCCAGAAGTCTTACCTGCAGCTGAGTCCTTCATCCCAGCTCCTGCAGAGCCGGAAGCCCCGACCACGCCGCAGACGTCAGGACAAACCAACAAGCCTCCGAAGGTGGAGCCgtctccttcagctcctctctgcCAACTCATGACGACCTTTGAccctgctgttgctgctgctgctgctgagcctCAGGAATCTGCAGCCTCGTCGCGTCCACCAGCCGAACCTGGGTTCTCATCGTTCCCCGCCGGTTCTGACTCAGCGCCGCCTCTGCCTCCGCCTCCTCCAGAGCCCGCCGCTGCAGCGGACCTTTCTACAGACGCAGCTGCACCCCGCCAGAGTGAAAAGCTGCCCGTCGTTCCCGCCGATGGGCCTGCGGCTGATCCAGCTGCAG cTTTGCCCGTGTGTCCTGAATCCGTGGAGGAAGAGCTGAGGCAGAAGATCAGAGCAGAGATGCAGAGACGTCTGGAGGAGGAGATCAATCAGAAGAGACAGAAGCTCCAGCAGCA GTTGGAGGAGACTCAGGTGAGGGCTCGGGCGGAGCGGCAGGTGAGGAGGACTCTGGAGGCGGAGGAGCTGGAGGCGGAGGAGCTGAAGGCATCCGTCCAGGAGGACAAGATGAAGGCCGAGCGCGAGAAGCTCATGGTGCAGCTTTACGTAAGCAGAAAAGGAAACTGTTTATGTCCTCTTACTGGTTCAGTGGATGGAGCTGAAGGCACGTCTGActcctcctgtttctgttttacccCACACCTCATCCGCTGA
- the chchd3b gene encoding coiled-coil-helix-coiled-coil-helix domain containing 3b isoform X1: MGGNGSSHLSEEDGRGGGITFVRGIRLSDRVIHRMKPSSGGPHIQPEPPAPATAPLPAQSVQHCLTPPPSPPPSTPPPQKARPTPPSVEPPPAPAPAPAPVKFHSLEPEEPQTAPLGSAPPSSPPSPQMETPVAPGSVPSPPRAKPEVLPAAESFIPAPAEPEAPTTPQTSGQTNKPPKVEPSPSAPLCQLMTTFDPAVAAAAAEPQESAASSRPPAEPGFSSFPAGSDSAPPLPPPPPEPAAAADLSTDAAAPRQSEKLPVVPADGPAADPAAALPVCPESVEEELRQKIRAEMQRRLEEEINQKRQKLQQQLEETQVRARAERQVRRTLEAEELEAEELKASVQEDKMKAEREKLMVQLYAQQLQEKEKEMKKRDVLRKEHAAKLGAKLSEFYNVSAENFQKGKEETHGRFTRVNVQPVCADLQAQVLKCYTESAGRTLFCSAIASAYMQCVDDAKKVQIKT; this comes from the exons atggggggAAACGGGTCGAGTCACCTCTCTGAGGAagatggaagaggaggaggaattACTTTTGTGAGGGGCATCCGG ctgtcagacagagtTATCCACCGGATGAAACCTTCATCAGGCGGTCCTCACATCCAACCTGAACCACCAGCCCCAGCAACCGCTCCACTTCCTGCCCAGTCTGTCCAACACTGCCTgactcctcctccctctccaccaccctccactcctcctcctcagaaagCCAGACCCACACCACCATCAGTGGAAccacctcctgctcctgctcctgctcctgctccggTGAAGTTTCATTCCCTGGAGCCTGAGGAGCCCCAAACTGCTCCTTTAGGCTCTGCTCCACCCTCGTCCCCACCTTCTCCTCAGATGGAGACCCCTGTGGCACCTGGATCTGTTCCTTCGCCTCCTCGTGCAAAGCCAGAAGTCTTACCTGCAGCTGAGTCCTTCATCCCAGCTCCTGCAGAGCCGGAAGCCCCGACCACGCCGCAGACGTCAGGACAAACCAACAAGCCTCCGAAGGTGGAGCCgtctccttcagctcctctctgcCAACTCATGACGACCTTTGAccctgctgttgctgctgctgctgctgagcctCAGGAATCTGCAGCCTCGTCGCGTCCACCAGCCGAACCTGGGTTCTCATCGTTCCCCGCCGGTTCTGACTCAGCGCCGCCTCTGCCTCCGCCTCCTCCAGAGCCCGCCGCTGCAGCGGACCTTTCTACAGACGCAGCTGCACCCCGCCAGAGTGAAAAGCTGCCCGTCGTTCCCGCCGATGGGCCTGCGGCTGATCCAGCTGCAG cTTTGCCCGTGTGTCCTGAATCCGTGGAGGAAGAGCTGAGGCAGAAGATCAGAGCAGAGATGCAGAGACGTCTGGAGGAGGAGATCAATCAGAAGAGACAGAAGCTCCAGCAGCA GTTGGAGGAGACTCAGGTGAGGGCTCGGGCGGAGCGGCAGGTGAGGAGGACTCTGGAGGCGGAGGAGCTGGAGGCGGAGGAGCTGAAGGCATCCGTCCAGGAGGACAAGATGAAGGCCGAGCGCGAGAAGCTCATGGTGCAGCTTTAC gctcagcagctgcaggagaaggagaaagagatGAAAAAGCGAGACGTTCTTCGCAAAGAACATGCTGCGAAGCTGGGAGCAAAG CTGTCAGAGTTTTACAACGTCTCTGCTGAGAACTTCCAGAAAGGCAAAGAAGAGACTCACGGGCGTTTTAC acgTGTAAATGTTCAGCCGGTGTGTGCAGACCTGCAGGCCCAGGTACTGAAATGCTACACGGAGAGCGCAGGAAGAACTCTGTTCTGCTCGGCGATCGCATCGGCCTACATGCAGTGTGTGGACGATGCCAAGAaagtacaaattaaaacttaa
- the slc35b4 gene encoding UDP-xylose and UDP-N-acetylglucosamine transporter, with the protein MGTVFAVLLVFVGCCSNVVFLELLVREFPGCGNIVTFAQFVFIALEGFIFETDFGRKKPAIPISNYVVMVTMFFTVSVINNYALNFNIAMPLHMIFRAGSLIANMILGIIILKKRYSASKYLSIALVSAGIFICTIMSAKQVHDVSSDGSDEHGFYAFLRWLVGIAMLTFALLMSARMGIFQETLYTKYGKHSKEALFYNHFLPLPGFLLLSTDIYNHCVLFSQSTPVLIPAVGLSLPIMWIYLLINVITQYVCIRGVFILTTECTSLTVTLVVTLRKFLSLIFSILYFRNPFTAWHWLGTAVVFAGTLLYTEVWSSVSAALRGAGVKEKKAE; encoded by the exons ATGGGGACCGTGTTCGCCGTCCTGCTGGTTTTTGTCGGATGCTGCAGCAATGTGGTGTTTCTGGAGCTGCTTGTCAG AGAGTTTCCAGGATGTGGCAACATCGTCACCTttgctcagtttgtctttattgCCTTGGAGGGGTTCATCTTTGAAACGGACTTTGGGAGGAAGAAGCCCGCGATCCCTATCAG taaCTACGTTGTCATGGTGACCATGTTCTTCACCGTCAGCGTGATCAACAACTACGCTCTGAACTTCAACATCGCCATGCCGCTGCACATGATCTTCAGAGCG GGATCGCTGATCGCCAACATGATCCTCGGAATAATCATCCTGAAAAAGAG GTACTCGGCCAGCAAATATCTCTCGATAGCTTTAGTTTCTGCTGGCATCTTCATCTGCACCATCATGTCGGCCAAACAAGTG CACGACGTGTCCAGCGATGGGTCAGACGAGCACGGCTTCTACGCCTTTTTACGCTGGCTTGTAG GCATCGCCATGTTGACCTTTGCCCTGCTGATGTCGGCGAGGATGGGCATCTTCCAGGAGACGCTCTACACCAAGTACGGAAAGCACTCCAAAGAGGCTCTCTTCTACAAC CACTTCCTGCCTCTGCCCGGCTTCCTGCTTCTGTCCACAGACATCTACAACCACTGCGTCCTCTTCAGTCAGAGCA CTCCAGTTCTTATCCCTGCGGTGGGGCTGAGCCTGCCGATAATGTGGATCTACCTGCTGATAAACGTTATCACACA GTACGTGTGCATCCGCGGGGTTTTCATCCTGACCACCGAGTGCACCTCGCTCACCGTCACCCTGGTGGTGACGCTCAGGAAGTTCCTCAGCCTCATCTTCTCCATCCTTTACTTCCGAAACCCCTTCACTGCCTGGCACTGGCTGGGCACGGCCGTGGTCTTCGCCGGCACCCTGCTGTACACGGAGGTGTGGAGCAGCGTGAGCGCCGCGCTGCGGGGCGCCGGCGTCAAGGAGAAGAAGGCGGAGTGA